One region of Quercus lobata isolate SW786 chromosome 2, ValleyOak3.0 Primary Assembly, whole genome shotgun sequence genomic DNA includes:
- the LOC115977949 gene encoding dehydration-responsive element-binding protein 2D-like, producing MLKSGTASTSLGEKKQAKKSAQASSRKGCMRGKGGPENARCTYKGVRQRTWGKWVAEIREPNRGARLWLGTFDTSHEAAMAYDAAAHKLYGTDAKLNLPDVALNSQHPAASIDTQINPMETHPQGVHNSGTVCFSNNSPIVMVDDFTSHPYQNDSIMSFPNGYVESNEKQEENILKFGENREIDGLWDSMKANFPVFDEAIWTEAAMSLDFPVMGDSGIFAGNLADGSGWDVLHSPWCM from the coding sequence ATGTTGAAGTCAGGAACGGCTAGTACTAGTCTTGGAGAGAAAAAGCAGGCCAAAAAGTCTGCACAAGCAAGTTCAAGAAAAGGATGCATGAGAGGGAAAGGAGGCCCGGAGAATGCTAGATGCACCTACAAAGGTGTTCGTCAAAGAACTTGGGGCAAATGGGTGGCTGAAATTCGCGAACCAAATCGTGGTGCACGACTTTGGTTAGGGACATTTGACACCTCTCATGAGGCTGCTATGGCATATGATGCTGCTGCACATAAACTTTATGGCACTGATGCAAAACTCAATTTGCCAGATGTAGCCCTTAATTCTCAGCATCCAGCCGCTTCCATTGATACCCAAATTAACCCTATGGAAACTCATCCTCAAGGTGTGCATAATTCAGGTACTGTATGCTTTTCAAATAATAGCCCAATTGTTATGGTTGATGATTTTACATCACATCCCTATCAAAATGATTCTATCATGTCTTTTCCTAATGGATATGTTGAGTCTAATGAAAAGCAAGAGGAAAACATCTTGAAATTTGGCGAGAACAGAGAGATCGATGGACTTTGGGACAGTATGAAGGCAAACTTTCCGGTGTTTGATGAGGCAATATGGACAGAGGCTGCTATGTCACTGGATTTTCCAGTCATGGGAGACTCGGGAATTTTTGCAGGCAACTTGGCAGATGGAAGTGGCTGGGATGTCTTGCATTCTCCATGGTGCATGtaa